A portion of the Callospermophilus lateralis isolate mCalLat2 chromosome 11 unlocalized genomic scaffold, mCalLat2.hap1 SUPER_11_unloc_2, whole genome shotgun sequence genome contains these proteins:
- the LOC143387427 gene encoding destrin gives MASGVQVADEVCRIFYDMKVRKCSTPEEIKKRKKAVIFCLSADKKCIIVEEGKEILVGDVGVTITDPFKHFVGMLPEKDCRYALYDASFETKESRKEELMFFLWAPELAPLKSKMIYASSKDAIKKKFQGIKHECQANGPEDLNRACIAEKLGGSLIVAFEGCPV, from the coding sequence ATGGCCTCAGGAGTGCAAGTGGCTGATGAAGTATGTCGAATTTTTTATGACATGAAAGTTCGGAAGTGCTCCACGccagaagaaatcaagaaaagaaagaaggctgTCATTTTTTGTCTCAGTGCAGACAAAAAGTGCATCATTGTTGAAGAAGGCAAAGAGATCTTGGTTGGAGATGTTGGTGTTACCATAACCGATCCTTTCAAGCATTTTGTGGGAATGCTTCCTGAAAAAGATTGTCGTTATGCTTTGTATGATGCAAGCTTTGAAACCAAGGAATCCAGAAAAGAAGAATTGATGTTTTTTTTGTGGGCACCAGAATTAGCGCCTCTGAAAAGTAAAATGATCTATGCGAGCTCCAAGGATGCAATCAAAAAGAAATTTCAAGGCATAAAACATGAATGTCAAGCAAATGGGCCAGAAGACCTCAATCGGGCTTGTATTGCTGAAAAGCTAGGTGGATCCTTAATTGTAGCTTTTGAAGGATGCCCTGTGTAG